In one window of Pseudochaenichthys georgianus chromosome 5, fPseGeo1.2, whole genome shotgun sequence DNA:
- the LOC117446773 gene encoding uncharacterized protein produces the protein MEEAYSELYQQFLHLRSLCLRQAALLHQLTTALQKQQGATVPNGELSDLMSIPVQCTQEIPVYLHEKRQTSKSCNPGAHCGVVGLSKNVGTFYDVLAEDISKLNVDVPHQTGKADGKSEQMDAPLSSFDIPRLQGACPHVSNDAGHTDNRIGDRTMHTVGMPATGGPSLFGDMLMSDVVLQSHVCEFCQAVFPGDTATRGEFLRHLYTHVT, from the exons ATGGAGGAAGCTTACAGTGAACTGTACCAGCAGTTTCTCCACCTGAGGTCGCTTTGCCTGAGACAGGCAGCTCTGCTACATCAACTCACAACAGCATTGCAGAAACAGCAAG GTGCCACTGTTCCTAATGGAGAGTTGAGTGATTTGATGTCCATCCCTGTCCAGTGTACCCAAGAAATCCCTGTATATTTGCACGAAAAGCGTCAAACTTCCAAATCATGCAACCCTGGAGCACATTGTGGCGTTGTTGGCCTCTCTAAAAACGTGGGGACCTTTTACGATGTCCTAGCTGAAGATATATCTAAGCTCAATGTGGATGTGCCTCATCAGACGGGAAAGGCAGATGGGAAGTCTGAGCAAATGGATGCACCCCTGTCAAGCTTTGACATCCCGAGATTGCAAGGAGCCTGTCCTCATGTCTCAAATGATGCGGGGCACACAGATAATCGTATTGGAGACAGGACAATGCACACAGTGGGG ATGCCCGCGACAGGAGGCCCCTCCTTGTTTGGAGACATGCTGATGTCAGACGTGGTGCTGCAGTCTCATGTTTGTGAGTTCTGCCAGGCGGTTTTCCCCGGGGACACAGCCACCAGAGGAGAGTTCCTACGCCATCTGTACACCCACGTCACCTAG